A single window of Jiangella alkaliphila DNA harbors:
- the ppdK gene encoding pyruvate, phosphate dikinase yields the protein MQYVFDFTEGSKDQRDLLGGKGANLAEMTSLGLPVPPGFTISTEACRSYLATGREPDGLADEIERHLSGLESGMGKRLGDATDPLLVSVRSGAKFSMPGMMDTVLNVGLTDLSVAGLAAVAGDQRFAWDSYRRLVQMFGKTVLGVDGERFDHALETRKKDRGVDSDVDLTVDDLRDLVAEFKEIVRGESGTNFPQDPRTQLDLAVRAVFESWNTDRARIYRRQERIPDDLGTAVNIVAMVFGNLGPDSGTGVAFTRDPATGEQGVYGDYLPNAQGEDVVAGIRNTLALAELERLDKASYDQLLDIMETLEKHYLDLCDIEFTIERGKLWMLQTRVGKRTAAAAFRIAGQLVDEGLIDEDEALSRVTGAQLAQLMFPQFDPAASRTSIARGMAASPGAAVGKAAFDSATAVEWAQRGDDVILVRRETNPDDLRGMVASRGVLTSRGGKTSHAAVVARGMGRTCVVGVEALRVDPRARAFTTPDGARVTEGDVISIDGGTGEVFLGALPVVPSAVVDALYGRAAAPPSASSGPESEAEAEGESSDVVRREVVSAVLRLMRHADVRRRMEVRANADTGEDARRARDLGAAGIGLCRTEHMFLGARRKIVEHVILARTPEQRDAGLDELRPLQRADFTEILEAMDGQPVTIRLLDPPLHEFLPDLTDLSVRVAVGEATGSPDAEAAALLAEVQRLHEQNPMLGMRGVRLGLVVPGLFELQVRAIAEAAASLLARGLDPQPQIMVPLVAAVQELEAIRDMAEATVAEVAAETGTALRFPIGTMIELPRAAMTAHAIAEAAEFFSFGTNDLTQTTWGFSRDDVEATFFPAYLERGIFGVSPFESIDADGVGRLVSIAAWEGKETRQDLELGVCGEHGGDPDSIHFFESIKLDYVSCSPFRVPVARLEAGRAALVTEGSDSR from the coding sequence GTGCAGTACGTTTTCGACTTCACCGAGGGCAGCAAGGACCAACGCGACCTACTCGGCGGCAAGGGTGCCAACCTCGCCGAGATGACCTCCCTGGGGCTTCCCGTCCCACCGGGCTTCACCATCAGCACCGAGGCCTGCCGCAGCTACCTGGCGACCGGACGCGAGCCCGACGGCCTCGCCGACGAGATCGAGCGGCACCTGTCCGGCCTCGAGTCGGGGATGGGCAAGCGGCTGGGCGACGCCACCGACCCACTGCTGGTGTCGGTGCGGTCCGGCGCCAAGTTCTCGATGCCCGGCATGATGGACACCGTCCTCAACGTCGGCCTCACCGACCTCTCGGTGGCCGGGCTGGCGGCGGTCGCCGGCGACCAGCGGTTCGCCTGGGACTCCTACCGCCGGCTGGTCCAGATGTTCGGCAAGACGGTGCTCGGCGTTGACGGCGAGCGGTTCGACCACGCGCTCGAGACCCGCAAGAAGGACCGCGGCGTCGACTCCGACGTGGACCTCACCGTCGACGACCTGCGCGACCTCGTCGCCGAGTTCAAGGAGATCGTGCGCGGGGAGAGCGGGACCAACTTCCCGCAGGACCCGCGCACGCAGCTCGACCTCGCCGTCCGGGCCGTGTTCGAGTCGTGGAACACCGACCGGGCCCGCATCTACCGCCGCCAGGAGCGCATCCCCGACGACCTCGGCACGGCGGTCAACATCGTCGCCATGGTGTTCGGCAACCTCGGCCCCGACTCCGGCACCGGCGTCGCGTTCACCCGTGACCCCGCCACCGGCGAGCAGGGCGTCTACGGCGACTACCTGCCGAACGCGCAGGGCGAGGACGTCGTCGCCGGCATTCGCAACACGCTGGCGCTGGCCGAGCTGGAGCGGCTGGACAAGGCGTCGTACGACCAGCTGCTCGACATCATGGAGACGCTGGAGAAGCACTACCTCGACCTCTGCGACATCGAGTTCACCATCGAGCGCGGGAAGCTGTGGATGCTGCAGACCCGGGTCGGCAAGCGGACCGCCGCCGCGGCGTTCCGCATCGCCGGTCAGCTGGTCGACGAGGGCCTCATCGACGAGGACGAGGCGCTCTCGCGGGTCACCGGCGCGCAGTTGGCGCAGCTGATGTTCCCGCAGTTCGACCCGGCCGCCTCGCGGACCTCGATCGCCCGCGGCATGGCCGCCAGCCCGGGCGCCGCCGTGGGCAAGGCGGCGTTCGACTCGGCGACGGCGGTCGAGTGGGCGCAGCGGGGCGACGACGTCATCCTCGTCCGGCGCGAGACCAACCCCGACGACCTGCGCGGCATGGTCGCGTCGCGCGGCGTGCTCACCTCGCGCGGCGGCAAGACGTCGCACGCCGCCGTCGTGGCCCGCGGCATGGGCCGCACCTGCGTCGTCGGCGTCGAGGCGCTGCGGGTCGACCCGCGGGCGCGCGCGTTCACCACGCCCGACGGCGCCCGGGTCACCGAGGGCGACGTCATCTCCATCGACGGCGGGACCGGCGAGGTGTTCCTCGGTGCCCTCCCGGTGGTGCCGTCGGCGGTCGTGGACGCGCTGTACGGGAGAGCGGCGGCGCCGCCGTCGGCGTCGTCGGGGCCGGAGTCGGAGGCCGAGGCCGAGGGCGAGTCGAGCGACGTCGTCCGCCGCGAGGTCGTGTCCGCCGTCCTGCGGCTCATGCGGCACGCCGACGTCCGCCGCCGGATGGAGGTGCGCGCCAACGCCGACACCGGCGAGGACGCCCGCCGGGCCCGCGACCTGGGCGCCGCCGGGATCGGGCTGTGCCGGACGGAGCACATGTTCCTCGGCGCGCGGCGCAAGATCGTCGAGCACGTGATCCTCGCGCGGACGCCGGAGCAGCGCGACGCCGGCCTGGACGAGCTGCGGCCGCTGCAACGGGCCGACTTCACCGAGATCCTCGAGGCGATGGACGGTCAACCGGTGACGATCCGGCTGCTCGACCCGCCGCTGCACGAGTTCCTGCCCGACCTCACCGACCTGTCCGTGCGGGTGGCCGTGGGCGAGGCGACCGGTTCGCCGGACGCCGAGGCGGCGGCCTTGCTGGCAGAGGTGCAGCGGCTGCACGAGCAGAACCCGATGCTCGGCATGCGCGGCGTGCGGCTCGGGCTGGTCGTGCCGGGGCTGTTCGAGCTGCAGGTGCGGGCGATCGCCGAGGCGGCCGCGTCGCTGCTCGCGCGCGGGCTGGATCCGCAGCCGCAGATCATGGTGCCGCTGGTCGCCGCCGTCCAGGAGCTGGAGGCGATCCGCGACATGGCCGAGGCGACGGTCGCCGAGGTCGCCGCCGAGACGGGGACGGCGCTGCGGTTCCCGATCGGGACGATGATCGAGCTGCCGCGCGCGGCGATGACCGCGCACGCGATCGCCGAGGCGGCCGAGTTCTTCTCCTTCGGCACCAACGACCTCACCCAGACCACCTGGGGCTTCTCCCGCGACGACGTCGAGGCGACGTTCTTCCCCGCCTACCTCGAGCGCGGCATCTTCGGCGTGAGCCCGTTCGAGTCGATCGACGCGGACGGTGTGGGCCGGCTGGTTTCGATCGCCGCCTGGGAGGGTAAAGAGACTCGGCAAGACCTCGAGCTGGGCGTCTGCGGGGAACACGGCGGCGACCCTGACTCGATCCACTTCTTCGAGTCGATCAAGCTGGACTACGTGTCCTGCTCGCCGTTCCGCGTGCCCGTCGCACGGCTGGAGGCGGGTCGTGCCGCGCTGGTCACGGAAGGTTCCGACAGCCGCTGA
- the lhgO gene encoding L-2-hydroxyglutarate oxidase: MSVPSSFAVVGGGIVGSAVARALARSSDGATVTVLEKEPEPARHQTRRNSGVVHAGIYYAPGSAKARFSRRGVGLLRDYCTEKGLTYDECGKVIVALDESQRRRLDDLHKRAIANEVPGVRMLDARELAELEPHVRGVAGLHSPTTAIVDFAAIAAALLADAAEAGATLRTGFEVTRFHQSDDEVRVTGASGETLAFDRVVVCAGLQSDRLARLAGDDTYPRIVPFRGEFALLRPERRHLVNGLVYPVPDPRYPFLGVHLTKRVDGEVMVGPNAVLALAREGYRKRDVDPAELIRLARWSGFRRFAWANRRTAVSELYGSMSRRRFAAAARQYLPALTVDDLVPAPAGIRAQAMNADGTLVDDFRSSRRGNVLCIRNAPSPAATACLAIADDVVGELLAG; encoded by the coding sequence ATGAGCGTCCCGTCCAGCTTCGCCGTCGTCGGCGGCGGCATCGTCGGTTCGGCCGTCGCCCGCGCGCTGGCCCGCTCGTCCGACGGCGCCACCGTCACCGTGCTGGAGAAGGAGCCCGAGCCGGCCCGGCACCAGACGCGGCGCAACAGCGGCGTCGTGCACGCCGGCATCTACTACGCGCCCGGCTCGGCGAAGGCCCGATTCTCGCGCCGCGGGGTCGGGCTGCTGCGCGACTACTGCACCGAGAAGGGCCTGACGTACGACGAGTGCGGCAAGGTCATCGTCGCTCTGGACGAGTCGCAGCGGCGCCGTCTCGACGACCTGCACAAGCGGGCCATCGCCAACGAGGTGCCCGGCGTGCGGATGCTCGACGCCCGCGAACTGGCCGAGCTGGAGCCGCACGTCCGCGGCGTCGCCGGGCTGCACTCCCCCACGACGGCGATCGTCGACTTCGCCGCCATCGCGGCCGCGCTCTTGGCCGACGCCGCCGAGGCGGGGGCGACGCTGCGCACCGGCTTCGAGGTGACGCGGTTCCACCAGTCCGACGACGAGGTCCGGGTCACCGGCGCGTCCGGCGAGACGCTCGCCTTCGACCGCGTCGTCGTGTGCGCGGGGCTGCAGTCCGACCGGCTGGCCCGGCTGGCCGGCGACGACACGTACCCGCGCATCGTCCCGTTCCGCGGCGAGTTCGCGCTGCTGCGCCCCGAGCGCCGCCACCTGGTCAACGGCCTCGTCTACCCGGTGCCGGACCCGCGCTACCCGTTCCTCGGCGTGCACCTGACCAAGCGCGTCGACGGCGAGGTGATGGTCGGCCCGAACGCCGTCCTCGCACTGGCCCGCGAGGGCTACCGCAAACGCGACGTCGACCCGGCCGAGCTGATCCGGCTGGCCCGCTGGAGCGGCTTCCGCAGGTTCGCCTGGGCCAACCGGCGCACGGCGGTCAGTGAGCTGTACGGGTCGATGAGCCGGCGCCGGTTCGCCGCGGCCGCCCGGCAGTACCTGCCCGCGCTCACGGTCGACGACCTCGTGCCCGCCCCGGCCGGCATCCGCGCGCAGGCGATGAACGCCGACGGCACCCTGGTCGACGACTTCCGGTCCAGCCGGCGCGGCAACGTGCTGTGCATCCGCAACGCCCCTTCGCCGGCGGCGACCGCGTGCCTCGCCATCGCCGACGACGTGGTCGGCGAGCTGCTGGCCGGCTGA
- a CDS encoding LPXTG cell wall anchor domain-containing protein, translating to MRRITVLAAACAAIAVGAAVPAAAGESIDSYYFEGNAQDCEDLEFLANAALVGLPSPGETLIDVDPGADAANDIVSGDVYGDDDQFLDVEQLDDSYVITAIVVKGGPAYTLYVVGETESPWTGLHSPPLDGDAKYPGISHWFVCGYQDETPSPTPTPSESPSESPSESPSETPSESPSESPSESPSESPSQTPSESPSESPSASPTDSPTPSPTDDDDGELPDTGGAPGVLLALAGGLLLAGLLVLRHRLVKL from the coding sequence GTGCGTCGCATCACTGTCCTTGCCGCTGCCTGCGCGGCGATCGCCGTGGGAGCCGCCGTTCCGGCCGCCGCCGGCGAGTCCATCGACTCCTATTACTTCGAAGGCAACGCCCAGGACTGCGAGGACCTGGAGTTCCTGGCCAACGCCGCACTCGTCGGGCTCCCCAGCCCGGGCGAGACACTGATCGACGTCGACCCGGGCGCGGACGCCGCCAACGACATCGTCAGCGGCGATGTCTACGGCGACGACGACCAGTTCCTCGACGTCGAGCAGCTCGACGACTCGTACGTCATCACCGCCATCGTGGTGAAGGGCGGGCCCGCCTACACGCTGTACGTCGTCGGCGAGACGGAGTCGCCGTGGACCGGCCTGCACTCGCCGCCGCTGGACGGCGATGCCAAGTACCCGGGGATCAGCCACTGGTTCGTCTGCGGCTACCAGGACGAGACGCCGTCGCCCACACCGACGCCGTCGGAGTCGCCGTCCGAGAGCCCCAGCGAGTCGCCATCGGAAACGCCGTCGGAGTCCCCGTCGGAGTCGCCGAGCGAGTCTCCGTCCGAGTCGCCGTCGCAAACGCCGAGCGAGTCCCCGTCGGAGTCGCCCAGCGCGTCGCCGACCGACAGCCCGACGCCGTCGCCGACCGATGACGACGACGGGGAGCTGCCCGACACCGGTGGTGCGCCGGGCGTCCTGCTGGCGCTGGCCGGTGGGCTGCTGCTCGCCGGTCTGCTCGTGCTGCGGCACCGCCTCGTGAAGCTGTAA
- a CDS encoding RraA family protein has protein sequence MHTTEQRAEIRRRFAAVDTSNVADALDVLGRTGQGLSPSLAAVSGERVAGWAYTIRGQLRPYEGAGDPAKMEACQGIGPDEVAVWAGDGDGVCYFGELIALGLRERGCVGAVVDGGVRDLRWLRKHGFPVFARYRTPVQSIGRWAVTGWQDPVYLRGATTAWVEVRPGDFVLADEDGGIVVPSELVDEVLAAAERLTAREVSIRAALADGLTLAECLARFGHV, from the coding sequence GTGCACACCACCGAGCAGCGAGCAGAGATCCGCCGGCGCTTCGCCGCCGTCGACACGTCGAACGTCGCGGACGCTCTCGACGTCCTGGGCCGGACCGGCCAGGGGCTGTCCCCGTCACTGGCAGCCGTGTCCGGCGAGCGGGTGGCCGGCTGGGCCTACACGATCCGCGGCCAGCTGCGCCCGTACGAGGGCGCCGGCGACCCCGCCAAGATGGAGGCCTGCCAGGGCATCGGCCCCGACGAGGTCGCCGTCTGGGCCGGTGACGGCGACGGCGTCTGCTACTTCGGCGAGCTGATCGCGCTGGGCCTGCGCGAGCGCGGCTGCGTCGGCGCGGTGGTCGACGGTGGGGTGCGTGACCTGCGCTGGCTGCGGAAGCACGGGTTCCCGGTGTTCGCGCGGTATCGCACGCCGGTGCAGTCGATCGGGCGCTGGGCGGTCACCGGCTGGCAGGACCCGGTCTACCTGCGCGGCGCGACGACGGCCTGGGTGGAGGTGCGGCCGGGCGACTTCGTCCTCGCCGACGAGGACGGCGGCATCGTGGTCCCGTCCGAGCTGGTCGACGAGGTGCTGGCCGCGGCCGAGCGACTCACGGCCAGGGAGGTGTCCATTCGGGCCGCGCTGGCGGACGGCCTCACGCTGGCCGAGTGCCTGGCCCGCTTCGGCCACGTGTAG
- a CDS encoding deoxyguanosinetriphosphate triphosphohydrolase, whose translation MSGYDDADRERWAAEPPKRAVRTAFERDRARVVHSASLRRLAAKTQVVAPGSDDFVRNRLTHSLEVAQVGRELGKELGCDPDVVDAACLAHDIGHPPFGHNGEQVLDEIAAGIGGFEGNAQTLRLLTRLEAKAVHPDGRSAGLNLTRASLDASTKYPWRRGERDGRKFGVYDDDAEVFGWLRDGAAGDRRCLEAQVMDFSDDVAYSVHDVEDAIVGGWLQPGERLDDASERSHVAELTQEWYLPDASADEITEALDRLRALPYWVAAYDGRLRSLAALKDMTSQLIGRFCDDAERATHAAYGGGRLTRYAADLVVPRHTRVEVAVLKGLAAVYVMTASDRKPIYARQRELIQELVSALRLRAPDSLEPAFQEFWGDAPDDAARLRVIVDQVASLTDDSAVALHTRLTH comes from the coding sequence ATGAGCGGCTACGACGACGCGGACCGCGAACGGTGGGCGGCCGAGCCACCGAAGCGGGCGGTGCGCACGGCGTTCGAGCGTGACCGCGCCCGCGTCGTGCACTCCGCGTCGCTGCGGCGGCTGGCGGCGAAGACCCAGGTGGTGGCGCCCGGCAGCGACGACTTCGTCCGCAACCGGCTGACGCACTCGCTCGAGGTGGCGCAGGTCGGCCGCGAGCTCGGCAAGGAGCTGGGCTGCGACCCCGACGTCGTCGACGCTGCCTGCCTCGCGCACGACATCGGCCACCCGCCGTTCGGGCACAACGGCGAGCAGGTGCTCGACGAGATCGCGGCCGGCATCGGCGGGTTCGAGGGCAACGCCCAGACGTTGCGGCTGCTCACCCGCCTGGAGGCCAAGGCCGTCCACCCCGACGGCCGGTCCGCGGGCCTCAACCTCACCCGCGCCAGCCTCGACGCGTCGACCAAGTACCCGTGGCGCCGCGGCGAGCGCGACGGCCGCAAGTTCGGCGTCTACGACGACGACGCCGAGGTGTTCGGCTGGCTGCGCGACGGCGCCGCCGGCGACCGCCGCTGCCTCGAGGCGCAGGTCATGGACTTCTCCGACGACGTCGCCTACAGCGTCCACGACGTCGAGGACGCGATCGTCGGCGGCTGGCTGCAGCCGGGGGAGCGGCTGGACGACGCGTCGGAGCGCTCACACGTCGCCGAGTTGACCCAGGAGTGGTACCTGCCCGACGCGTCGGCCGACGAGATCACCGAGGCGCTGGACCGGCTGCGCGCCCTGCCCTATTGGGTGGCCGCGTACGACGGCCGGCTCCGCTCGCTGGCCGCGCTGAAGGACATGACCAGCCAGCTGATCGGCCGCTTCTGCGACGACGCCGAGCGGGCGACCCACGCCGCCTACGGGGGTGGGCGGCTCACCCGGTACGCCGCCGACCTCGTCGTGCCGCGCCACACCCGCGTCGAAGTGGCGGTCCTCAAGGGCCTGGCCGCCGTCTACGTCATGACGGCCTCGGACCGCAAGCCGATCTACGCCCGCCAGCGGGAGCTGATCCAGGAGCTGGTGTCGGCGCTGCGGCTGCGCGCGCCGGACTCGCTGGAACCGGCCTTCCAGGAGTTCTGGGGAGACGCCCCCGACGACGCCGCCCGCCTGCGCGTGATCGTCGACCAGGTCGCTTCCCTCACCGACGACTCCGCCGTCGCCCTGCACACGCGCCTCACCCACTGA
- the dnaG gene encoding DNA primase, with product MAGRIRDEDIAAIRERARIDVIVGEYVALRNAGGGSLKGLCPFHDEKSPSFHVTPARGFFHCFGCSEGGDVISFVQKIDQLSFTEAIERLADKVGMQLRYEETGSGTAPRQNREQRTRLVEAHRVAAEFYAEALAGSPEAVTGRQFLDERGFDHEAAQRFGVGYAPQGGEVLRKHLRQKGFSDHEIITAGLVAQGRNAPYDRFRGRLVWPIHDLMGDVVGFGARRLFDDDRIEAKYLNTPETPIYKKSHVLYGVDLAKKDIARTSRAVVVEGYTDVMACHLAGVTTAVATCGTAFGEDHARILRRLLRDQDEYRGQVIFTFDGDAAGQKAALRAFEGDQRFVGQTYVAIDPDGLDPCERRQTSGDPGVRELIARHRPLFEFAIRSMIDEYDLDNAEGRAHALDRAIPFIARIRDRAVRDQYAVRMSGWVGPPLGHSENWERDVVSRVRAAAGVPDRRAGGGRGGRAAAPPAAGQQALGVPVHGNVDPQTLELERAALRVGVQRPALAGPTFDDLAPEAFLSPAYRAVRETVAKAGGCATQAGGHDWVEALLAVAPDDSARHIVTQLAVEAMPVDENAVQRYADSVVLRLHEVWVSRQLVALKAKLQRTDPSAQVEVYNRLFGELMALEKHRRDLRERGIGTAG from the coding sequence GTGGCAGGTCGAATCCGGGACGAGGACATCGCAGCCATCCGCGAGCGCGCCCGGATCGACGTCATCGTCGGCGAGTACGTCGCGCTACGCAACGCCGGCGGCGGGTCGCTCAAAGGGCTGTGCCCGTTCCACGACGAGAAGTCACCGTCGTTCCACGTCACGCCCGCGCGCGGATTCTTCCACTGTTTCGGCTGCTCAGAAGGCGGCGACGTCATCAGCTTCGTCCAGAAGATCGACCAGCTGTCGTTCACCGAGGCGATCGAGCGGCTGGCCGACAAGGTCGGGATGCAGCTGCGGTACGAGGAGACCGGGTCCGGCACGGCGCCGCGGCAGAACCGTGAGCAGCGCACGCGGCTGGTCGAGGCGCACCGGGTCGCGGCGGAGTTCTACGCCGAGGCGCTGGCGGGGTCGCCGGAGGCGGTGACCGGCCGGCAGTTCCTCGACGAGCGCGGGTTCGACCACGAGGCGGCGCAGCGCTTCGGCGTCGGCTACGCACCGCAGGGCGGCGAGGTGCTGCGCAAGCACCTGCGGCAGAAGGGCTTCAGCGACCACGAGATCATCACCGCCGGGCTGGTCGCACAGGGCCGTAACGCGCCGTACGACCGCTTCCGCGGCCGGCTGGTGTGGCCCATCCACGACCTCATGGGCGACGTCGTCGGGTTCGGCGCCCGCCGCCTGTTCGACGACGACCGCATCGAGGCGAAGTACCTCAACACCCCCGAGACGCCGATCTACAAGAAGAGCCACGTCCTGTACGGCGTCGACCTCGCCAAGAAGGACATCGCCCGCACGTCGCGGGCCGTCGTCGTCGAGGGCTACACCGACGTCATGGCCTGTCACCTGGCTGGCGTCACCACCGCCGTCGCCACCTGCGGGACGGCGTTCGGCGAGGACCACGCGCGCATTCTGCGCCGGCTGCTGCGCGACCAGGACGAGTACCGCGGCCAGGTGATCTTCACATTCGACGGCGACGCCGCGGGCCAGAAGGCGGCGCTGCGGGCGTTCGAGGGCGACCAGCGCTTCGTCGGCCAGACCTACGTCGCGATCGACCCCGACGGCCTGGACCCGTGCGAGCGGCGGCAGACCTCCGGCGATCCGGGCGTGCGCGAGCTGATCGCGCGGCACCGGCCGCTGTTCGAGTTCGCCATCCGCAGCATGATCGACGAGTACGACCTCGACAACGCCGAGGGCCGGGCCCACGCGCTGGACCGGGCGATCCCGTTCATCGCGCGCATCCGCGACCGCGCCGTCCGCGACCAGTACGCCGTCCGGATGTCCGGGTGGGTCGGCCCGCCGCTGGGTCACTCGGAGAACTGGGAGCGCGACGTCGTCTCCCGGGTCCGCGCGGCCGCCGGGGTGCCCGACCGGCGCGCCGGGGGAGGCCGCGGCGGCCGGGCCGCCGCGCCGCCCGCGGCCGGACAGCAGGCGCTCGGCGTGCCTGTGCACGGCAACGTCGACCCGCAGACCCTCGAGCTGGAGCGGGCCGCGCTGCGCGTCGGCGTCCAGCGCCCGGCCCTGGCCGGACCCACGTTCGACGACCTCGCGCCCGAGGCGTTCCTGTCGCCGGCCTACCGCGCCGTCCGCGAGACCGTCGCCAAGGCCGGCGGCTGCGCGACCCAGGCCGGGGGCCACGACTGGGTCGAGGCGCTGCTGGCCGTCGCGCCGGACGACTCCGCCCGGCACATCGTCACCCAGCTCGCTGTCGAGGCCATGCCCGTCGACGAGAACGCCGTGCAGCGCTACGCCGACTCAGTCGTGCTGCGGCTGCATGAGGTGTGGGTGTCGCGCCAGCTGGTGGCGTTGAAGGCCAAGCTGCAGCGCACCGACCCGTCGGCACAGGTCGAGGTCTACAACCGGCTCTTCGGCGAGCTGATGGCGCTGGAGAAACACCGCCGCGACCTGCGCGAGCGAGGCATCGGCACCGCCGGCTGA
- a CDS encoding LPXTG cell wall anchor domain-containing protein: MGAALLGTLPAAADHTEPDQILDGNVKSCEGVVDGDVIWEESADVPDIIQHGWFTVDLSDDNQWLDVVLTPDGENSGIDLAVLVKGGQDTALYLGPDLTHLHAPENASGNPAQISNYTICKVHFNEEPTEPPTEPPTEEPTETPSETPSETPSETPSETPSETPSESPSETPSETPSESPSETPSETPSDSPTPTPTETPDEDLPDTGSSPAVLLALAGGLVIAGLIAMRQRFVKQ, from the coding sequence GTGGGTGCTGCCCTGCTCGGCACCCTGCCCGCCGCCGCCGACCACACCGAGCCCGACCAGATCCTCGATGGCAACGTCAAGTCCTGTGAGGGCGTCGTCGACGGCGACGTCATCTGGGAGGAGAGCGCGGACGTCCCGGACATCATCCAGCACGGCTGGTTCACCGTGGATCTGTCCGACGACAACCAGTGGCTCGACGTCGTCCTCACGCCCGATGGTGAGAACAGCGGCATCGACCTCGCCGTCCTGGTCAAGGGTGGACAGGACACCGCCCTGTACCTCGGCCCGGACCTGACGCACCTGCACGCGCCGGAGAACGCGTCCGGCAACCCTGCGCAGATCAGCAACTACACGATCTGCAAGGTCCACTTCAACGAAGAGCCGACCGAGCCGCCGACGGAGCCGCCGACGGAAGAGCCGACGGAGACCCCGAGCGAGACGCCGTCCGAGACCCCCTCGGAGACGCCGAGCGAGACCCCGTCCGAGACTCCGTCGGAGTCCCCGAGCGAGACCCCGTCGGAGACGCCGAGCGAGTCGCCGTCGGAGACCCCGTCCGAGACCCCCTCGGACAGCCCGACCCCGACGCCGACCGAGACGCCGGACGAGGACCTGCCCGACACCGGTAGCTCCCCGGCCGTGCTGCTGGCGCTGGCCGGTGGACTGGTGATCGCCGGTCTGATCGCGATGCGGCAGCGCTTCGTCAAGCAGTAA
- a CDS encoding DsbA family oxidoreductase, which translates to MLVEVWSDFVCPWCYIGKRRLETALSRFEHAGDVEIVWRSFQLDPSTPPGADGPVSETLRTKYGASAEQVVQMNERVTTLAAAEGLDYHLDTARVANTFDAHRVAHLAREHGAGPQLHERLMRAHLIESVHLGTPENIVRLAAEVGVPADEARRVLDGDDYADDVRAEIDLARQFGANGVPFFVMGRTHGVSGAQPVEVFDGALAEAYQRATAPAG; encoded by the coding sequence GTGCTGGTCGAGGTGTGGTCGGACTTCGTCTGCCCGTGGTGCTACATCGGCAAGCGGCGGCTGGAGACGGCGCTGAGCCGGTTCGAGCACGCCGGCGACGTCGAGATCGTGTGGCGCAGCTTCCAGCTGGACCCGTCCACGCCGCCCGGGGCGGACGGCCCGGTGTCGGAGACCCTGCGGACCAAGTACGGTGCGAGCGCCGAGCAGGTCGTGCAGATGAACGAGCGGGTCACGACGCTCGCCGCGGCCGAGGGGCTGGACTACCACCTGGACACCGCGCGGGTCGCGAACACGTTCGACGCGCACCGGGTGGCGCACCTGGCCCGCGAGCACGGGGCCGGGCCGCAGCTGCACGAGCGGCTCATGCGGGCGCACCTGATCGAGTCGGTGCACCTGGGCACGCCGGAGAACATCGTCCGGCTGGCCGCCGAGGTGGGCGTGCCCGCCGACGAGGCGCGCCGGGTGCTCGACGGGGACGACTACGCCGACGACGTGCGGGCGGAGATCGACCTGGCGCGGCAGTTCGGCGCCAACGGGGTGCCGTTCTTCGTGATGGGCCGCACCCACGGCGTCTCCGGGGCGCAGCCGGTCGAGGTCTTCGACGGTGCGCTCGCCGAGGCGTACCAGCGGGCGACGGCGCCGGCCGGCTGA